A single Iodidimonas sp. SYSU 1G8 DNA region contains:
- a CDS encoding LLM class F420-dependent oxidoreductase, translating into MKIGVVYPQTELQGDPDAVREIGLATEALGYNHLLVFDHVVGASHDREPKLWGPYTELHPFHDPFVMFGFLAGITKRIELATGVLILPQRQTVLVAQQAADVDLLSHQRLRLGIGTGWNYVEYHALGQDFETRGARADEQIPFLRRLWSEPLVTFEGRFDRIDKGNILPRPKRQIPIWVGGFTEPAFRRGGRLGDGYIFAGDIDHAREGLARVRHHLAESGRSEEGFGLDLVLIRARDVDETIDTLNRWRDLGGTHATVHTMGKGFTTAQAHIDFMAEVRHRIDAGQTTPMVV; encoded by the coding sequence ATGAAGATCGGCGTCGTTTATCCGCAAACCGAATTGCAGGGCGATCCCGACGCGGTGCGCGAGATCGGCCTGGCGACCGAGGCGCTGGGCTACAATCATCTGCTGGTGTTCGATCATGTGGTCGGTGCGTCCCACGACCGCGAACCCAAGCTGTGGGGACCTTATACCGAGCTTCATCCCTTTCATGATCCGTTCGTGATGTTCGGGTTTTTGGCCGGCATCACCAAGCGCATCGAGTTAGCGACGGGGGTCCTGATCCTGCCGCAGCGCCAGACCGTGCTGGTTGCCCAGCAGGCCGCCGACGTGGACCTGCTGTCCCACCAGCGGCTGCGCCTGGGGATCGGGACCGGCTGGAACTATGTGGAATATCACGCGCTGGGGCAGGATTTCGAGACCCGCGGCGCCCGCGCCGACGAGCAGATTCCCTTCCTGCGCCGGCTCTGGAGCGAGCCTCTCGTTACGTTCGAGGGGCGCTTCGACCGTATCGACAAGGGCAATATCCTGCCGCGTCCCAAGCGCCAGATCCCGATCTGGGTCGGCGGCTTCACCGAACCGGCATTCCGGCGCGGCGGGCGGCTGGGCGACGGTTACATCTTCGCCGGCGATATCGATCATGCGCGGGAAGGACTGGCACGGGTCCGGCATCATCTGGCTGAGTCCGGTCGCAGCGAGGAAGGGTTCGGTCTCGATCTGGTGCTGATCCGCGCCAGGGATGTGGACGAGACCATCGACACGCTGAATCGCTGGCGCGATCTGGGGGGCACCCACGCGACCGTCCACACCATGGGCAAGGGCTTCACCACCGCGCAGGCGCATATCGACTTCATGGCCGAGGTGCGCCATCGGATCGATGCCGGTCAGACAACGCCTATGGTCGTGTGA
- a CDS encoding RNA polymerase sigma factor, producing MSLTFAVAGVDLNVPERGETASRATGAPRVDEARQEVARAADARRAGLMAAAQAGDRGAYEALLRECLPVVAMIARGRGVPPDSIDDVVQETLVTLHRARHTYDPSRSFMAWLRTIADRRAIDALRGQGRRRAREVHDPVAYDAHVDPTPDAVQTVDRHDEDRRLRAAIVTLPEGQREAVEQLSLHGRSLTEASAVTGRTTGALKVNLHRALRSLQARLKGEEQRHD from the coding sequence ATGAGCTTGACCTTTGCCGTCGCAGGCGTTGACCTGAACGTCCCGGAACGAGGCGAAACCGCCTCTCGGGCGACAGGGGCGCCGCGGGTGGATGAGGCGAGACAGGAAGTGGCGCGCGCCGCCGACGCGCGGCGCGCGGGTCTGATGGCCGCGGCGCAGGCTGGTGATCGCGGCGCTTATGAGGCCCTGCTGCGCGAGTGCCTGCCCGTGGTGGCCATGATCGCGCGCGGGCGCGGTGTGCCGCCCGACAGCATCGACGACGTGGTGCAGGAAACCCTGGTCACCCTGCACCGCGCCCGGCATACCTATGATCCCTCGCGGTCCTTCATGGCCTGGTTGCGGACCATCGCCGACCGGCGGGCGATCGACGCGCTGCGCGGCCAGGGCCGGCGCCGCGCGCGCGAGGTCCACGATCCTGTCGCCTATGACGCCCACGTCGATCCCACGCCAGATGCCGTCCAAACCGTTGATCGGCATGACGAGGACCGGCGCCTGCGCGCGGCGATCGTCACGCTGCCGGAGGGCCAGCGCGAGGCGGTGGAACAACTGTCGCTGCACGGGCGGTCGCTGACGGAAGCGTCGGCGGTGACCGGGCGGACCACGGGCGCGCTGAAGGTAAATCTGCACCGTGCCTTGCGCAGCTTGCAGGCCCGGCTGAAGGGCGAGGAACAGCGGCATGACTGA
- a CDS encoding nuclear transport factor 2 family protein — MAGRADDTLEIHETLYRYCRSMDRMDAPLSLDCFWPDAHLEYSSLFNGSAAGFVEWLWPVHASMVCHTHRVTNILVDFKGADDAASEAMVHVTLRMNDKGELVDLVGHGRYLDRWQRRDGRWRISGRTYVTDLGTVVPVASRDLSGILYPGTPGQRPLQGTRDTSDLSYALLPPIGSE, encoded by the coding sequence ATGGCCGGCCGCGCCGATGACACGCTCGAAATTCACGAGACCCTCTACCGCTATTGCCGTTCCATGGACCGGATGGATGCGCCGCTGTCGCTGGACTGTTTCTGGCCCGACGCCCATCTGGAATACAGCAGCCTGTTCAACGGCTCGGCCGCCGGGTTCGTCGAATGGCTCTGGCCGGTGCATGCGTCCATGGTGTGCCACACGCACCGGGTGACCAATATCCTTGTCGATTTCAAGGGCGCGGACGATGCCGCCAGCGAGGCCATGGTTCACGTGACGCTGCGCATGAACGACAAGGGCGAGCTGGTCGACCTCGTCGGCCATGGCCGCTATCTTGACCGCTGGCAACGCCGTGACGGGCGCTGGCGTATTTCAGGCCGGACCTACGTCACCGACCTCGGCACCGTGGTCCCGGTCGCCAGTCGCGATCTTAGCGGCATCCTCTATCCGGGCACGCCCGGCCAGCGCCCACTGCAGGGTACGCGGGACACCAGTGACCTGTCCTATGCCCTTTTGCCACCCATCGGGAGTGAGTGA
- a CDS encoding TIGR01244 family sulfur transferase, whose translation MNLKPLSADFSVSPQLRPEDLTILAGQGVRAIINNRPDGEEAGQPGDAVMRAAAEQAGLAYAHLPVTPGQQPAPDLVGRFSEVLGTLPGPVVAYCRSGARSASLWTLSQAARS comes from the coding sequence ATGAACCTGAAGCCACTCTCGGCCGACTTCTCGGTCTCGCCCCAGCTCCGGCCCGAGGACCTGACAATCCTGGCGGGTCAGGGCGTTCGCGCCATCATCAACAATCGCCCCGATGGCGAGGAAGCCGGACAGCCCGGCGATGCCGTGATGCGCGCGGCGGCGGAACAGGCCGGTCTCGCCTACGCCCATCTGCCCGTGACGCCGGGCCAACAGCCCGCGCCCGATCTGGTGGGGCGCTTTTCGGAAGTGCTGGGCACGCTGCCCGGCCCGGTGGTCGCCTATTGCCGCAGCGGCGCGCGTTCGGCGTCGCTCTGGACCCTGTCCCAAGCGGCGCGTTCATGA
- a CDS encoding MBL fold metallo-hydrolase: protein MQDLPLETATDLVGRARRSGAAAEVVSFFDKATFTATHLVIDPATRRAAIVDSVLDYDPNSGRTSTDSADAVIRAVRERGLTIDWLLETHAHADHLSAAPYLQEKLGGTLAIGRHILTVQNTFGKIFNAGTDFARDGSQFDRLFDDGETFRIGEIDAIALHVPGHTPADMAYVVGEAAFIGDTLFMPDYGTARADFPGGDARELFRSTRRLLSLPDETRLFLCHDYKAPNREEFVWETTVRAERVGNVHVHEGVSEDDFVAMRTARDATLDMPRLILPSVQVNMRGGHLPEAEDNGVRYLKIPLNVI from the coding sequence ATGCAGGACCTGCCCCTCGAAACAGCCACCGATCTTGTCGGGCGCGCGCGCCGGTCCGGCGCCGCGGCGGAGGTCGTGAGCTTCTTCGACAAGGCGACCTTCACGGCCACTCATCTGGTGATCGACCCGGCCACGCGGCGCGCGGCCATCGTCGATTCGGTGCTGGATTACGACCCGAATTCGGGCAGGACCAGCACGGATTCGGCCGACGCGGTGATCCGCGCCGTGCGCGAGCGGGGGCTGACCATCGACTGGCTGCTCGAGACCCATGCCCATGCCGACCATCTGTCGGCCGCGCCCTATCTGCAGGAAAAGCTGGGCGGCACGCTGGCGATCGGCCGGCACATCCTGACCGTGCAGAACACATTCGGTAAAATCTTCAACGCCGGCACCGATTTCGCCCGCGACGGCTCGCAGTTCGACCGTCTGTTCGACGATGGCGAGACGTTCCGCATCGGCGAGATCGACGCCATCGCCCTGCATGTCCCGGGTCATACGCCGGCCGACATGGCCTATGTGGTGGGCGAGGCGGCATTCATCGGCGACACCCTGTTCATGCCAGATTATGGCACCGCGCGGGCCGATTTCCCCGGCGGCGACGCACGTGAGCTGTTTCGCTCGACCCGCCGCCTCCTGTCGCTGCCCGACGAGACCCGCTTGTTCCTGTGCCACGACTACAAGGCGCCCAACCGCGAGGAATTCGTCTGGGAAACCACGGTGCGCGCGGAACGAGTCGGCAACGTGCACGTGCATGAAGGCGTGAGCGAGGACGATTTCGTCGCCATGCGCACGGCCCGCGATGCCACGCTCGACATGCCCCGGCTGATCCTGCCCTCGGTGCAGGTCAACATGCGCGGCGGCCATCTGCCCGAGGCCGAGGACAATGGCGTGCGCTATCTCAAGATACCGCTCAACGTGATCTGA
- a CDS encoding NrsF family protein: protein MTDPSEHDRLLRELGADLTPVRRLRAPGLRALGWFSVVLAIAAVLAMVADGAATLARLAAVPDLWLSALGSASTAVLAGWAAFELSTPGSRRRWALLPVPAFVLWIGASGLGCLRVWPAPGTGPMAHGESGECLMFIVGLSLPLAILITIMLRRAWPLHPALTAGVAGLACAAAAATLLNFVHPFDAAATDLALHALGVAIVVAATALWGRRPLTR, encoded by the coding sequence ATGACTGACCCGTCCGAACATGATCGGCTGCTGCGTGAGCTGGGCGCCGACCTGACGCCGGTCAGGCGGCTGCGCGCGCCTGGCCTGCGTGCCCTGGGCTGGTTCTCGGTTGTGCTCGCCATCGCCGCCGTTCTCGCGATGGTCGCCGACGGGGCGGCCACGCTGGCGCGGCTGGCCGCCGTTCCGGATTTGTGGCTGAGTGCCTTGGGCTCGGCGTCCACCGCCGTGCTGGCGGGCTGGGCCGCGTTCGAGCTTTCGACGCCGGGAAGCCGCCGCCGCTGGGCGCTGCTGCCCGTGCCGGCATTTGTGCTCTGGATCGGGGCCAGCGGGCTGGGATGCCTGCGCGTGTGGCCTGCGCCGGGGACCGGTCCGATGGCGCACGGTGAATCCGGCGAGTGCCTGATGTTCATTGTCGGCCTGTCGCTGCCGCTGGCGATCCTGATCACCATTATGCTGCGCCGCGCCTGGCCGCTGCATCCCGCGCTGACAGCAGGCGTCGCCGGCCTTGCCTGCGCCGCCGCCGCGGCCACCCTGCTGAACTTCGTCCATCCGTTCGACGCGGCGGCCACCGATCTCGCCCTGCATGCGCTCGGCGTGGCGATCGTCGTCGCGGCCACGGCCCTTTGGGGCAGGCGACCCCTGACCCGTTGA
- a CDS encoding ATP-binding protein, translated as MPRGHLKASVRLLVAIVATISAVLLATHAIQLYLDRGWEADKARDSLRNIVQGIAKHTEQTLGTTDRGLIRFADELSTGTIGADSPPGAIHETLGAARNAAPSVLEFFIVDATGRIAQASYSPVPDRLNLAQEPPFAPPPASGDRRIRVSPPLVGKLGEAVGEPIIRVARPGMTADGQLQGWAVGTIAVDHFASLFESLSLTPRTAIMLFRDDGILLAERVGGASSLINPDMRESLFKEHVKGRDSGWFWTESDENQTRHMMVFARVPGLPMVVAAGLPESEVLANWTYRALTSFIVDLILLSLMAGATALAVRALSLRQQAQVDTTDRLNRLASISAELAAARSIDHVLNRAAAAARELVPCHQSVVSLTIGDSFAQAIHTVSLSEKYAAWRTYDEQSDGSGIYRLVCRDNAPTRLTQEELLAHPDWKGFGDARDRHPPMRGWLAVPLMAQTGENLGLIGLSDRDTGEFDAQDEALLAQLARTVSIAVENVKLLGARTDALAATEAARDEISRIFEAMSDGVYHLDANWRYTHVNRAAEEMFGVSEAEVLGKSMWEVFPDLYGSDVWTRFHQAVERREQVTFENYYAPLDRFHMIRLFPGSSGLTVYTSDITQRMKAEQQLRQAQKMEAVGQLTGGVAHDFNNLLTVIMGNADLLVEEVRENDRLRMVAEMIQTAAERGADLTHRLLAFSRRQPLAPKIIDVNQLITGLEALLRRTLNESIDLEIVRGAGLWRAVVDGSQLESALLNIAINARDAMGEGGKLTIETANARLDNSYALDNDEVKPGQYVMVALSDTGEGMEAKVLERAFDPFFTTKPVGKGSGLGLSMVYGFAKQSGGHVKLYSEPGYGTTVKLYLPRALDRHIAVEAARPDAELSPHGQERIALVEDEALVRQFAEMNLRHLGYEVTAFATGPDLLAAMDQGLAFDLLFTDIVLPGGMNGRQIAEEVLRRAPGTRVLYSSGYTDNAIVHHGRLDDGVNLLNKPFRKTEMAQKVRAVLDGRDL; from the coding sequence TTGCCGAGGGGGCATCTGAAAGCATCTGTAAGGCTGCTGGTCGCGATTGTCGCGACCATCTCCGCAGTCCTGCTCGCGACCCACGCGATCCAGCTCTATCTGGACCGGGGCTGGGAAGCTGACAAGGCCCGTGACAGCCTGCGCAACATCGTTCAAGGCATCGCCAAACACACCGAGCAGACCCTGGGGACCACCGATCGCGGTCTGATCCGCTTTGCCGACGAATTGAGCACCGGCACAATCGGCGCCGACTCACCGCCCGGCGCGATCCACGAGACACTAGGGGCGGCGCGGAACGCCGCGCCGAGCGTGCTGGAGTTCTTCATCGTGGATGCCACGGGCCGGATCGCGCAGGCCTCCTACAGCCCGGTACCCGACCGGTTAAACCTCGCTCAGGAGCCACCCTTCGCGCCGCCTCCTGCGAGCGGTGACCGCCGCATCCGTGTCAGCCCGCCTCTCGTCGGGAAATTGGGCGAGGCCGTTGGCGAGCCGATCATCAGGGTCGCCCGTCCCGGGATGACCGCCGACGGACAGTTGCAGGGCTGGGCCGTGGGTACCATCGCCGTCGATCATTTCGCCTCGTTGTTCGAGTCCCTCAGCCTGACGCCCCGAACCGCCATCATGCTGTTCCGCGATGACGGCATACTGTTGGCGGAACGCGTCGGAGGCGCCTCCAGCCTTATCAATCCCGACATGCGGGAATCCTTGTTCAAGGAGCATGTAAAGGGCCGCGACTCCGGATGGTTCTGGACGGAGTCGGACGAAAACCAGACGCGGCACATGATGGTGTTCGCGCGCGTGCCCGGGCTTCCCATGGTCGTGGCGGCGGGTCTGCCGGAGAGCGAGGTGCTGGCGAACTGGACCTACAGGGCGCTGACCAGTTTCATCGTCGATCTGATTCTCCTGTCCCTGATGGCCGGTGCCACGGCCCTGGCCGTCCGCGCCCTGTCGCTGCGGCAGCAGGCGCAGGTCGACACCACGGATCGCCTGAACCGGCTGGCGAGTATCTCGGCCGAACTGGCCGCCGCCCGTAGCATCGACCACGTGCTGAACCGTGCCGCGGCAGCAGCCCGCGAACTGGTGCCGTGCCATCAGAGCGTGGTCAGCCTCACCATCGGGGACAGTTTCGCGCAGGCCATCCACACCGTCTCCCTCTCGGAAAAATACGCGGCGTGGCGCACCTATGACGAGCAATCGGATGGCTCGGGCATCTACCGGCTGGTTTGCCGCGATAACGCGCCGACCCGGCTGACCCAGGAGGAGTTGCTCGCGCATCCCGACTGGAAGGGATTTGGCGACGCGCGTGACCGTCACCCGCCCATGCGCGGATGGCTCGCGGTTCCGCTGATGGCCCAGACGGGCGAGAATCTCGGCCTGATCGGTCTTTCCGACCGCGATACCGGCGAGTTCGACGCCCAGGACGAGGCCCTGCTGGCGCAACTGGCCCGCACCGTGTCCATCGCGGTGGAGAACGTGAAGCTGCTGGGCGCGCGCACGGATGCGCTGGCGGCGACGGAAGCGGCGCGGGACGAGATTTCCCGCATCTTCGAGGCCATGTCGGACGGCGTTTATCATCTCGACGCGAACTGGCGGTATACCCACGTGAATCGCGCGGCCGAAGAGATGTTCGGCGTGAGCGAAGCCGAGGTGCTCGGCAAATCCATGTGGGAAGTCTTCCCCGACCTTTACGGGTCCGATGTCTGGACGCGTTTCCATCAGGCCGTCGAGCGCCGCGAACAGGTGACGTTCGAGAATTATTATGCGCCGCTCGACCGGTTTCACATGATCCGGCTCTTTCCCGGTTCCTCGGGACTGACGGTCTATACCAGCGATATCACCCAGCGCATGAAGGCCGAACAGCAGCTGCGCCAGGCCCAGAAGATGGAAGCGGTCGGCCAGTTGACCGGCGGTGTCGCCCATGATTTCAACAATCTGCTGACCGTGATCATGGGCAACGCCGACCTGCTTGTCGAGGAAGTGCGCGAAAACGACCGCCTGCGCATGGTGGCGGAGATGATCCAGACGGCCGCCGAACGCGGCGCGGACCTGACCCACCGACTGCTGGCATTCTCGCGCCGGCAACCGCTCGCGCCGAAAATCATCGACGTCAACCAGCTGATCACGGGCCTCGAAGCCCTGTTGCGGCGGACGTTGAACGAAAGTATCGACCTGGAGATCGTCCGCGGCGCCGGCCTGTGGCGCGCGGTGGTCGATGGCTCGCAACTGGAAAGCGCGCTGCTCAATATCGCCATCAACGCCCGCGATGCGATGGGAGAGGGTGGCAAGCTCACCATCGAAACCGCCAATGCGCGGCTGGACAATTCCTATGCGCTCGACAATGACGAGGTCAAACCCGGCCAGTATGTGATGGTCGCGCTGTCAGACACGGGCGAAGGCATGGAGGCCAAGGTGCTGGAGCGGGCCTTCGACCCCTTCTTCACGACCAAGCCCGTTGGCAAGGGGAGCGGCCTTGGCCTGAGCATGGTCTACGGATTTGCCAAACAGTCGGGCGGTCATGTGAAGCTCTACAGCGAGCCCGGCTACGGCACCACCGTGAAACTCTATCTCCCGCGCGCGCTCGACCGGCATATCGCGGTCGAAGCCGCCCGACCGGACGCCGAGCTGTCACCACATGGGCAGGAGCGGATCGCGCTGGTCGAGGACGAGGCGCTGGTGCGTCAGTTCGCCGAGATGAACCTTCGCCATCTGGGCTATGAGGTGACCGCTTTCGCAACGGGCCCCGACCTGCTGGCAGCCATGGATCAGGGCCTGGCCTTCGATCTTCTGTTCACCGACATCGTGTTGCCGGGCGGCATGAACGGCCGCCAGATCGCCGAAGAAGTGTTGCGCCGTGCGCCGGGAACGCGTGTCCTCTATTCGTCAGGGTACACCGATAACGCGATCGTCCATCACGGACGGCTGGATGATGGCGTCAACCTGCTGAACAAGCCGTTCCGCAAGACCGAGATGGCGCAGAAGGTCCGCGCCGTACTTGACGGACGGGACCTTTAG
- a CDS encoding FAD/NAD(P)-binding oxidoreductase, with the protein MNGTERTSHDIVIVGGGAAGISVAASILRRRPRADIAIIEPCQTHYYQPGWTLVGGGVFDLAQTSRPMAEVIPKGARWLWQAASSFQPNQNLVVLNDGRRIAYKVLIAAPGIALDWDAIPGLAETLGRNGVTSNYHRDHAPYTWQLVRQLGDGATALFTQPPMPIKCAGAPQKAMYLSCDHWRRSGVLDGMTVAFHTAGAVLFGVKDYVLALEDYIARYGVHLCLESRLIAVDGPARQATFLDKMADGTAVERTVAFDMLHVCPPQVAPSFIARSPLADAAGFVDVDQETLRHRRFANVFGLGDGCSAPNAKTAAAARKQAPVVALNALAVLDGHDPDAIYDGYGSCPLTVERGRIVLAEFGYGGKLMPSFPRWFIDGTRPSRLSWFLKEKLLPPIYWHAMLKGREWLVAPARRR; encoded by the coding sequence ATGAACGGCACGGAGCGGACCAGCCACGACATCGTCATCGTCGGCGGCGGCGCGGCCGGTATTTCGGTGGCGGCCAGCATTCTGCGCCGGCGCCCCCGCGCCGACATCGCCATCATCGAACCCTGCCAGACTCACTACTATCAGCCCGGCTGGACCCTAGTGGGCGGCGGCGTCTTCGATCTCGCGCAGACCAGCCGTCCCATGGCGGAGGTGATCCCGAAGGGTGCCCGTTGGCTGTGGCAGGCGGCGTCGAGCTTTCAGCCCAACCAGAATCTGGTGGTGCTCAATGACGGCAGGCGGATCGCCTACAAGGTGCTGATCGCCGCGCCGGGCATCGCCCTTGATTGGGATGCGATTCCGGGGCTGGCCGAAACCCTCGGCCGTAATGGCGTGACGTCCAACTATCACCGCGACCATGCGCCCTATACCTGGCAGCTGGTGCGACAGCTGGGCGACGGCGCGACCGCGCTGTTCACCCAGCCGCCCATGCCGATCAAATGCGCCGGCGCGCCTCAGAAAGCCATGTACCTGTCCTGCGATCACTGGCGCCGCTCTGGCGTGCTGGACGGCATGACCGTCGCGTTTCATACGGCGGGCGCGGTGCTGTTCGGGGTGAAGGACTACGTTCTGGCGCTCGAGGACTACATCGCGCGCTATGGCGTGCACCTGTGTCTCGAATCCCGTCTGATCGCGGTCGATGGGCCCGCGAGACAGGCAACATTCCTGGACAAGATGGCCGATGGCACGGCGGTCGAGCGCACCGTCGCCTTCGACATGCTGCATGTCTGCCCGCCCCAGGTGGCACCGTCGTTCATTGCCCGCAGTCCGTTGGCGGATGCCGCCGGTTTCGTCGATGTGGATCAGGAAACCCTGCGGCATCGCCGCTTCGCCAACGTGTTCGGGCTGGGCGACGGCTGCAGCGCGCCCAACGCCAAGACGGCCGCGGCCGCGCGCAAGCAGGCGCCGGTCGTCGCGCTCAACGCTCTCGCCGTTCTCGACGGCCACGATCCGGACGCGATCTATGACGGCTATGGCTCGTGCCCGCTCACGGTCGAGCGGGGCCGGATCGTGCTGGCGGAATTCGGGTATGGCGGCAAGCTGATGCCGTCCTTCCCCCGCTGGTTCATCGACGGCACGCGCCCCAGCCGGCTGTCCTGGTTCCTCAAGGAAAAGCTGCTGCCGCCCATCTACTGGCACGCCATGCTGAAGGGCCGTGAATGGCTCGTGGCACCGGCGCGGCGGCGGTAG
- a CDS encoding arylsulfotransferase family protein gives MPKKILIAGGVAAIIAAGLAAFVWILPMDGLLNRVPDATEQRTDIADPVTSDHWRDATRAERLVTVWDPRNAERGFTLYTSGHAATAQLVTMIGHPMHEWTLPYSAAAAGGNAAVAQPQPDSLVFLRKARMFPNGDLIGLYEAAGHTPPGYGLVKVDKNSGIIWAYLQRVHSDFDLAPDGRVFVLAEDFLKEDDKPVILESYLTILTPDGREAAKLSLSDAFEASPFSGLLAPSRSAAPRATSIDVIDDAEATGLFEGRAGQALLSFPDLGVLAVIDPASGQITWAARGAWNGQYDASIVADGHILIFDNRGEAGDGKASRVLEIDPVTMTTVWSYTARPGQTPFASATRGSAERLPGGNTLITEADGGRLFEVDRSGTVVWEFTNPVRGAQGDARIPVVTSGQRIELYWLDADFRGFTRP, from the coding sequence GTGCCCAAGAAAATCCTGATCGCAGGAGGAGTCGCCGCCATCATCGCGGCCGGGCTTGCCGCGTTTGTCTGGATCCTCCCCATGGATGGGCTCCTGAATCGGGTCCCCGATGCCACCGAGCAGCGCACCGACATCGCCGATCCCGTGACAAGCGACCACTGGCGCGATGCCACCCGCGCCGAAAGGCTGGTCACCGTCTGGGACCCGCGCAATGCCGAGCGGGGCTTTACCCTTTATACGTCGGGCCATGCGGCGACGGCGCAGCTGGTCACCATGATCGGCCACCCCATGCACGAATGGACCTTGCCCTACAGCGCCGCGGCGGCGGGCGGAAACGCCGCTGTCGCTCAGCCCCAGCCGGACTCACTCGTGTTCCTGCGCAAGGCGCGGATGTTCCCCAATGGCGACCTGATCGGCCTGTACGAAGCGGCGGGACATACACCGCCGGGCTATGGTCTGGTGAAGGTCGACAAAAACTCCGGGATAATCTGGGCCTATCTCCAGCGCGTGCACAGCGACTTCGACCTGGCGCCCGATGGCCGCGTCTTCGTGCTCGCCGAGGACTTCCTCAAGGAAGACGACAAGCCTGTCATCCTGGAGAGTTACCTGACCATCCTGACACCGGACGGCCGGGAAGCGGCGAAACTGTCTTTGTCCGACGCCTTCGAGGCCTCACCATTCAGCGGTTTGCTCGCGCCGTCGCGGAGCGCCGCGCCGCGCGCCACCAGCATCGACGTGATCGACGACGCCGAGGCCACGGGGCTTTTCGAAGGCCGAGCCGGTCAGGCGCTGTTGTCCTTTCCCGATCTCGGCGTTCTGGCGGTGATCGACCCGGCCAGCGGCCAGATCACCTGGGCCGCGAGAGGCGCCTGGAACGGCCAGTATGACGCCAGCATCGTCGCCGATGGGCACATTCTGATCTTCGACAATCGGGGCGAGGCGGGGGACGGCAAGGCGTCGCGCGTCCTCGAGATCGATCCGGTGACCATGACGACCGTGTGGAGTTACACCGCGCGGCCCGGACAGACGCCGTTCGCCAGCGCCACGCGCGGCTCGGCCGAGCGGCTGCCCGGCGGCAACACGCTGATCACCGAAGCCGATGGCGGCCGGCTTTTCGAGGTGGACAGATCCGGTACGGTGGTATGGGAGTTCACCAACCCGGTGCGCGGCGCGCAGGGAGATGCCCGGATTCCCGTCGTCACCTCGGGCCAGCGGATCGAGCTTTACTGGCTGGACGCCGACTTCCGAGGGTTCACACGACCATAG